tgtgtgtgtttgtgagtgcgtgtactgtatgtgtgtgtatgttggtgtgcttgcattttgtgtgtgtgtgtttgtgagtgcgtgtactgtatgtgtgtgtatgttggtgtgcttgcattttgtgtgtgtgtgtttgtgagtgcgtgtactgtatgtgtgtgtatgttggtgtgcttgcattttgtgtgtgtgtgtttgtgagtgcgtgtactgtatgtgtgtgtatgttggtgtgcttgcattttgtgtgtgtgtgtttttttattttgtgtatgtgtgtatgtgtatgtgtgtttatattttgtgtgtttttttgaattgtgtttgtgttttatatttgtgtttgtattttgtgtgtattgtatgtgtgtgtgggggtgtgtgtgagcgtgtgtttgcgtgtgtctgtattgtgtgcgtatatttgcttttgtgtgtgtatagtgtgtgtctgtttgtgtgtgtgtataatgtgtgtgagtgtgtgtttgtgtgtgtgagcatgtgtattctgtgtattgtgcgtgtgtttgcgtgtgtgtgtgtgtgtgtttgcgtgtgtgtattgtgtgtttgtgtgtgtgtgtcttgtgtgtgtgagtgtgtgtgtattgtgtgtttgagtgtgtgtttgtgtgtgagtgtgtgtattgtgtgtgtttacgtgtgtgtgtgattgtgtgtattatgtgattgtgtgtttgcgtgtgtgtgttttgtgtgtgtgtaagtgtgtttgtgtgtgtgtgtgattgtgtgtattgtgtgtgtgagtgtgtgtttgtgtgtgtttgcgtgtgtgtgtattttgtgtgtgtgagtgtgtatgtattgtgtgcgtgtttgcgtatgtgtgtgtgattgtgtgtattttgtgtgtatgagtgtgtgtttgcgtgtgtttgtattgtgtgtgagtgtgtgtgtggttgtgtgtattgtgtgtgtgtgtttgcgtgtgtgtgtgagtgtgtgtattgtgtgtgtgtgtgtttgcatgtgtgtgtgagattgtgtgtgtgtgtttgcgtgtgtgtgtgtgtgattgagtgtgtgtgagtgtgtgtattgtgtgtattgtgtgtgtgagtgtgtgtattgtgtgtattgtgtgtgtgagtgtgtgattgagtgtattgtgtgtattgtgtgtgtgtgtttgcgtgtgtgattgagtgtgtgtgagtgtgtgtattgtgtgtattgtgtgtgtgagtgtgtgtgttgtgtgtgtgtttgcgtgtgtgtgtattgtgtgtattgtgtgtgtgtgtttgcgtgtgtgtgtgtgtgattgagtgtgtgtattgtgtgtattgtgtgtgtgagtgtgtgtgttgtgtgtgtgtttgcgtgtgtgtgtattgtgtgtattgtgtgtattgtgtgtgtgagtgtgtttatcaGCCCTGGTGCCTCACTGTCTGCAGTGATACCTAAGCACATAGCTCAGGTCTGAGATAAGCTGTGCCTTTCCCTGCCGCCGTGCCGCTCCGTCCACAGGAAGCAGAAGAGCGTTCTGAAGGTTCTCTCTGCGCTTCCCGCTCCAGCACAATCGCAGTTCTGTGTTCGGAATCGTCCTTGACATTCCTTTCATCCTACAATAGGGTGGACGCGGTGTACTGGAAAGCATGACATCATTATCACTGAcggacattttaaataaatcaccTGCCCTCTTCCCAGATCTTCTCTCCTACtcattctgtttttctttctttcttaaggtcctaaagaataataataataaaatgaactaGGAGCCCCTTTTTTTACTGCATTTGTCCCAGCTCTAACcggtaattaaaaaaaaggaatgttttgaaaataaataggaTTGATGGCGTAGGTAAACAGGCGGAGTTATGGCAGCAGAAAGGTATTCTGGGTCCTCCTGGGACTGAACGTGGTCACTGAAACATTACTCTTCAGAAGGTGTAACATAGCCTTTTAGGCCTTTTGCGTTCACACACTTTTCAGCTGATTTATCAGGTAACGGAGAACAGACCAGGCACTCGCAactaagaatgtgtgtgtgtgtttgtgtgtctgtgtggggggaaATAGCTGGATAAAAAATGACCTTTTTAACTTTTTAGAAAAGCACCAAATGTGAAGTAAGTGTTAGTGGTGTTAGCCTACCTCCTGGTGGAAGAGCTTGCTCTTCTACTGACCGCAAACAGGAGAGAAGAGgccagtcaaacaaacactgtcGACCCAGGTGCTAATTGAACTGCAATTTCCCTTTCTCCCCAAAGTGAATAAAAGCCTTATTAACATTTAGCAAATGGTGCCACACAAAAGCAGCTTCTTAGGTTTCACAGGTGTCTGAAAGGTGGGCTGTTGTTTGTGCAGTGGCCACAGCGGTCGGCTTAAGGCACACGGTACTTAAGCGTGACTTCACAACACCTCTGAAGGGTCTGTCCTCAGAGTGCTGCCTGGGCTAGTGTTATTACTGAGAGGTCGAGGCACTCACAGACTCTGCATATGCAAATAGAATGCCTGGCAagttttctctttttatttccaGTGGAGCTTTTTAATCAAGAGAAAATGCAGTATGTTTCATTCAAACGCGCTTTCTTTATCCTCTGTTGCCATTGGCTGAGCTGTTTTTATCTGTTTTGTGCAGAAGGAAAGCGTTTGACTTTAAGTGTGGGGTACTGAGAGTCTTCACTTAATGATTTAAATAGTTCAGAGGAAccgtgaaaacaacaaaaatagatttcccccctctctcccgttTTACATAAACTGGAAGTTAACCGAtggctgaaaacaaaatggattctGCACGGGCAACGTTGAGCATCAGAGGCAGCACCTCACCTGCCAATCACGCGTCAAGACGTAGATCCCCTAAACATTTCTTCTCATAATTCAGGACAATTATCGCATTAGTATTTCAGATAATCACCACTGCGTATTTTGCTATTGTTATTTCATGGCTATTCCAGACTCTGGCACAAGGCCCCGCCGTGTGGCTTTCAAACCTAAAAAAACGATTAGTTCCTGTACGTGTAGCTCTATTTCATTGGAAAGGAAGTCGACCAGTTTCAAAATGGCCTGTATTatttaacaaattaaattcTGCCAGCTTCACGCACCTTCAGATGAGAGGGTGACCTGAGCCTGTGACTCCCACATCACATGGGGAACCAACACAATAGCCATATATATAACCGGCCTCCCTCTTCTCAGAAATACCTTGATTTAATTTCTGAAGACACAGAGGAAGAATCTGCAGAGCAAAACTCCCAAAGTTAATTGTCTGTGTACGCTAACAACGTGTCCTTGTTAACCGCGCCAGTCGAATTCCCCCGACGTCTAAAACTTCTCTGTTCTTGTTCTTCTTGTGATTCTGCCCACCAGAGAGCTGGCGTTATCTCTGTCTCACCTATGCTGGGACAGACTGTGAGTTGCTCCGACGTTCCCGGTACGGTTTGCGTAACACCAAATGATAATGGGAACAGAAAGGTCACTCGATAaagcggtgcattgtgggcccCCCCCTGCTGCAGCGGCGCTGGAACAGCCTGGGTGGCTTCACTGGTCCGCTCGCCCCGGTGGGCCCCGGTGGGCCCAGTTCAGCTCTCTGTCCGGCGGGCGCTACTTCCTGTAGTGAGTTTAGCGCTGGCTGTTGTGTAGAAGGTAGATATGGCTCTGGCTGGGCCTAGCGCTAGCGTTGGTTAAGCTCTCTACAAAAGCGACAGGCAGTCGGGCAGCGTAGCGGCCTTCTCCTGGCTCCGTACCTTCCTCTGAAGGCTTCACTGTGGACGCTGTGGCACTCAACACCCCCTCCCGCCTCTTTTCTCCTCAGATGAAATGAAGGATGAGTTTGATTCCATGGGGCCTGAAGTCACTCATCAGAGACTTGGAAAcggtacaggtgagtgagctcaCTTCCAAGGGAAAATttggaacagtgtgtgtgtgtgtgcgtgtgtgtgtgcgggcatacacgtgtgtgtgtgtgtgtgtgtgtgtgctcattctCAGCGCTGGTCTGTTctgaacagaggaaccaaatcCTACCTGCCACTTCTAATTATGTAAACCAAGCTGATTTCCACCCACCCGCCTCTTGGGAATTAACTTCTCCTGCCATGATATCATCCGGCccgctgctgattggctgtggcggAGCGCCCGTAAACAGCAGCCGCCCAATGGCGCTCTTTCCCTGCGGCTCCCTCATCTTCCTGGTAATGCCTGTTTTTTGGGAACAATTCCGTTTCCATAGAAATAAATACCATTTCACGTTCCATTCGGAGTCTGCACTGGAAACAATGCAAAGTGCAGAATTTTTAATTTACGTCATAAAGGGAACAGGGCATTAGTATTTATTTGCTACAAACAATTTTACTACCTGTCGACATGATATTTCAGCGAGGGAATATCCCTAATGAGAAACATGCTCTGAACACGTCGTCATGTAGTTCCAGACTGTCTCTGTCAGTCAGGGAGCAGCGATGGGTGTGTATTACTGCATCTGAGAGTGAGAGCATCACAAATCACATTTAAGTGCAAAATCAAATTTGGCCTAAATTTGATTTGTTTAGTCCGTGTACTTTTGAATCCGACTACAATGCGACCGTAAAATACTCATCCATTTCACTACCAGTTGTGAATCACAACAGCAGACCTTTCAGGTTCCTTGCAGTCCAGTGTTTGATAATCGCTCGGTGCGATAGCGCACATATTTACATACAGGCCACTTAGGCTGAGCTTTGCCGATCACCCGGCCGGCCTTTACTGGTGTACTGTACAATCACCCAGCCTTTACTGGTGTACTGTACGATCACCCAGCCTTTACTGGTGTACTGTACGATCACCCAGCCTTTACTGGTGTACTGTACGATCACCCAGCCTTTACTGGTGTACTGTACGATCACCCAGCCTTTACTGGTGTACTGTACGATCACCCAGCCTTTACTGGTGTACTGTACGATCACCCAGCCTGCCTTTACTGGTGTACTGTACGATCACCCGGCCTTTACTGGTGTACTGTACGATCACCCAGCCTTTACTGGTGTACTGTACGATCACCCAGCCTTTACTGGTGTACTGTACAATCACCCAGCCTTTACTGGTGTACTGTACGATCACCCAGCCTTTACTGGTGTACTGTACGATCACCCAGCCTTTACTGGTGTACTGTACGATCACCCAGCCTTTACTGGTGTACTGTACGATCACCCAGCCTTTACTGGTGTACTGTACGATCACCCAGCCTTTACTGGTGTACTGTACGATCACCCAGCCTTTACTGGTGTACTGTACGATCACCCAGCCTTTACTGGTGTACTGTACGATCACCTAGCCTTTACTGGTGTACTGTACGATCACCCTGCCTGCCTTTACTGGTGTACTGTACGATCACCTCGCCTTTACTGGTGTACTGTACAATCACCCAGCCTTTACTGGTGTACTGTATGATCACCCAGCCTTTACTGGTGTACTGTACGATAACCCAGCCTTTACTGGTGTACTGTACGATCACCTAGCCTTTACTGGTGTACTGTACGATCACCCTGCCTGCCTTTACTGGTGTACTGTACGATCACCTCGCCTTTACTGGTGTACTGTACGATCACCCAGCCTTTACTGGTGTACTGTACAATCACCCAGCCTGCCTTTACTGGTGTACTGTACGATCACCCAGCCTTTACTGGTGTACTGTACGATCACCCTGCCTTTACTGGTGTACTGTACGATCACCCAGCCTTTACTGGTGTACTGTACGATCACCCAGCCTGCCTTTACTGGTGTACTGTACGATCACCTCGCCTTTACTGGTGTACTGTACGATCACCCAGCCTTTACTGGTGTACTGTACAATCACCCAGCCTGCCTTTACTGGTGTACTGTACGATCACCCAGCCTTTACTGGTGTACTGTACGATAACCCAGCCTTTACTGCTGTACTGTACGATTTAAAGGATCCATTGACAGTTTGACATTTTCAAGCCGTTTTGACAACGACACAATCCACTACCTTGACCTTTTATAAATTGGACCGTAAAGTGTTTACAGCTCCACAAACCACAACGCGCCGAGTTGACTTTGTTCGTCGGAGAGGCAATCTAATTAAAAGGTAGCTAATAAAAATGAGCCCAAATCCTATAAAGCAAAGCCTTCGGCCTCATAATATTTAGCTTAGTTGGCAAATTGGGCAGGAGGTACGGGAGACCCTTCTGCGGGACATATCAGCAGTGACAGGACTCTGGTTTTATAAAGAGCAGGAGGAAAGTTGGCTGTTTGGCAggacagctttttttttgttggcctGTAATCAGCGTGGACCAATGAGGATCTGCTGTTTCCTGCCGGATGGAGGCTGGCGGTGTGTTATTAGCTTTGTTAGCGATTGGGCGGCTATCTCTTGTCTGCAGCTCTGGGTTCCCCCAAGAGCAGGAATTGGAGGAATCCTTCCAGGACCCCACGGGACTTTAGCCAATTTCCGACTTTTAAAAACAtcccttttttaaaattaaaatacagcCAAGAGATTCCTGAGGAACACTAAATTCgaacttttttcctttttatcaaTAAAGACAGGGAACATATATTTGCAAATTAAGTACattatgtatttaaaaacattctgaTGTGCTTTAACAACCAAGTCTGATTTAATAAATGTGTCATTCTCTCCTGGTGATCTTAAAGATAAATATTGTAAGCATCATCATCaaatttcagttaattttaaGTGATGAAGGAAATCacaagtgaaattggcaatctGAGTAAATGTGATTTTGGCATAAACATTTTTAGCGTGACTGGTAATATGTTTAAAGCAAGAACGGTTCATCTTTAAAAGCCCTTCCACCATTCATGACAGCACTATCCTGAGATTAACTCATATTTCTTCTTTTAGTGGCCATTATGTGACAAGATGAACCCGTAACTTAGATGTATACTTCCCAAACTACCACCATAACCCTTTCCTGGGCTGTCTCCATTGCATTTCCAGCAGCATGTTTAGAATGTCTTACTGTAGCACCACATCTCTCTTGGGGGGACACAAAACAACtcaatttctgttttttaaccccccccctGCCATATTCCCTCTCTTGTCTTTCCTCCAGTTAAGAGCGTGGATTGCACTGTGGAGTTGGAGGAGTTCTTCTCCGGGCGGAAGCTGGGAGGTCCGGAGAGCCACGTGGTCAGCATCGCCGAATACCTGCAGCGAGGGGACACCGCCATCATCTACCCAGAAGCCCCGGAGGAGCTGTCGCGCCTGGGGACGCCCGAGGCCAACGGCCCGGAGGAGAACGGTGAGGACAGGGGCGATGGGGGAGGGCAGCCGTCCTGCTTACCTTAGTACTCAGGCACCAGCGCCATCCCACTGGATTTCACATACATGCTTCTAAAATAGACAATCTGGGGCTTTGGTTGTAAGAAATATTTTGTATATCATAAATTATATTCAACTTTAATTTTGGTATTACTAAAAATAGGAATAGTCATGTCATTACATGACTTAAATGGCAGTTAAAATGCAAAGTGACCTGtatggaaatgtttttattacaacAATTTGATTACACCACATAGAATTGTGAATGACATTGTGTATGATTATGAGTTATGATATATGTACACAGTGAAAATCCCACAGTGATCCCACAGTCCTCCTGATGGCCTCACTTATGACTGCTTACACAGATCTGGCCAGTTTTTACtgacttgtccagggtgtacagtacatatgtatgtgtgtgtgtttctgtccatgtgtgtgagtgtgcatgtgtcagtgagtgtgagtgtgtgttagtgtgagtgtgtgtgtgtgtgggggcacgtgtgtgtgtgtgtgtgtgtgtgtgtgtgtgtgggggggcagtgtgtgtgtatgtgtgtgtgtgtgtgggggcacgggtgcgtgtgtgtgtgtgtgtgtgggtgtgtgcgtgtgtgtgcgtgtgggggcacgggtgtgtgtgtggggggggggggcagtgtgtgtgtgtgtgtgtgtgtgcgtgtgggggcacgggtgtgtgtgtgggggggggggggggcagtgtgcgtgtgtgtgtgtgcgtgtgtgtgtgtgtgtgggggggggcagtgtgtgtgtgtgtgtgtgtgtgtgtgtgtgggggggggcagtgtgtgtgtgtgtgtgtgtgtgcgtgtgggggggggggcacgggcaGCTCGAGACGCTGGCACTCGGTGCAGCAGATTGCAGAGATGCCTCCTGTCCCAGTCTGGGCAGCAGGCCCATTAGCTGCCATTGATTTGCTGACCTTTTGGCCcacttccccctctccccgccccctcccccccgcccctcccccgtcCCCCCGCACAGACGTACCACCTGGAACTCCAGATGCTTTCGCCCAACTGTTGACCTGCCCCTACTGCGACCGGGGCTACAAGCGCCTGACATCACTCAAGGAGCACATCAAATACCGGCACGAGAAGAACGAGGAGAACTTCTCCTGCCCTCTGTGCAGCTACACGTTCGCTTACCGCACTCAGCTGGAGCGACATATGGCCACACACAAGCCAGGAAGAGATCAGGTGAGGCTCATATGCCtatccccgccccccccccccctcttcctcctccttttctttctcttcctcgcTCTTTATTTCTGCTGTGCAATAAGCCCTCTGAGAAAAGATATCATTTTGATTGGCAATCATTATTAATTTTTCATGGCATTTTGAAGATGCGGATCTTTTAATGGTAATAGCTTTAATTGGGACCTAAATGGATTTTTGATGGCCTCCTCTGATATGGTTTAGCAGTCTTATGTTCACGATCGAATGATTGTGTTAATTTCCAATTTAGAAATTTTATCTGCTCTTTAACTTCACTTTACTCTTAAGCTTTTATGTTCCTTAAACTCAGTCTAAACATATTCCATTTCACTATTTTCATCTGGCTCTCATCTCGTCGGGCCATCATCACTCTTAAAGGTGCTCCTGGATGCGTCAGCTTCTTACAGCACTTCTTCTGAAGTTTCTTTATCTCTGTCAAATTGCCTCAAATTTGTGTTTCGCAATATACTACGAACTACTGTacggcatttttatttttgaagaatCCTGGTAAAACTGGTAATATCTGcctaattacaaataaataatacctAGTTTGATTAATGTGTGTAAAGTGAAAGACAACTTTGGAAGATTCTTATTTTTCTCTGAAGTGCACTGTACcctaaatacaatttaaaaagttttaagTCAACCTTATCCTATTCCCGGACTCTTAATGCAGTCACATTAACTCCTTTAAATATTTGTGAATTATCTTAAATCACACTCAGCAGGATTCATGCGATCTgacacacacctgactccccaGCTAGAACGAGCAGCTGGGATTTGGAGCAATCCAGTGTCCTAATCCTCGGATTGCTTCAGTATTTGCTTATTTGTTTGCATCCTCTATTTGGAAAGGCCTTCCTCTGCAGTCACATGACTGCGCAGTGTTGGAGGAATAGTCACATGACTGGACAGTGTTGGAATGATAGTCGCATGACTGCACGGTGTTGGAATGATAGTCACATGACTGCGCGGTGTTGGAATGATAGTCACATGACTGCGCGGTGTTGGAATGATAGTCACATGACTGCGCGGTGTTGGAATGATAGTCACATGACTGTGCAGTGTTGGAATGATAGTCACATGACTGCGCGGTGTTGGAATGATAGTCACATGACTGTGCAGTGTTGGAATGATAGTCACATGACTGTGCAGTGTTGGAATGATAGTCACATGACTGTGCGGTGTTGGAGCAGTAGTCACATGACTCTGCGGTGTTGGAATGATAGTCACATGACTGTGCGGTGTTGGAGCAGTAGTCACATGACTCTGCGGTGTTGGAGCGATAGTCACATGACTCCGTGGTGTTGAGCAGTAGTCACATGACTGCATGGTGTTGGAGCGATAGTCACATGACTGCGGGCATAGAGGCCGGGGGACAGCTGATTGGGCGAGTGGACGCCGTGTGGGAGAGTCTCACAGTGTTTCCTCAGAGGATATCTCCCTGTGACTGTTATTTCCTCTCCTGTGCACATCTCAATGTTCACACGCCccgttcatttattttaaaatccagaaactgtatttaaaaattaaagttCAGATCAGTTCCAAGTATAAATAAGGCTTGATTAGTTTTGCTTAATCTCTGTTTATATGTAAACGCATACATAATTATGACAGAACCTCAGAGGTAtttggccaatcagaagcaaaTACGCAGCAGCCAGCGGTGATGGCCTGCCCCTTTCCGGAACCCAGCACGGCGCAGTGTGTTTGGCGTCAGAATAAATCCCTCTCATTTGCGAGTGGCAATCGCAATTAGTAAAGGCAAATGATTGTATCATATTAACAGTGGCACAACTAAACTTTCCAGCGGCCCTCTGAGGGAATggcaggggtgtgtggggaCGGGGGGGGTGAAACAGCTGTTGCTGTTTGTTTATGCGACTCAGCAACATGCGAGCGTGGGCCCCTCCCCTCCGGAGCCTGGTGGACCGAGTCGCGCTTGATCTTTGAAGGATGCTGCTGTTTGAACAAACCTCCGTGTCCCGCGCCACGCCATCTGTCTCCACGGCGAGGTGGGCAGGGACTGCACACCCCGGCGCTTGTCAGCATGGATCAGGGGGCTGGTCTCTGCGCACAGCACAGATCTTTTGTATTTCCTAACCATTTAACACGCTCACCTCCCACTCGGAATTAATTGCGCACGCCTGGTGAGTCGAGGGGCTTGGCTTCGCGTGCGCacgttgttattgttgttattgctaTTATATTTCCATTTCAGGGGCgccttttttaaattgcaaatacggggggcggggggcgggggggtgaggACGAATTCACCAACGTTCTACCTTTGAACGGTAATTTGACTCGCGCTTTGCACTGGGTGTTCTACATTTATTAAAGAACCTTCTGATGATTAACTTTAAGTTAATTTGCAACCTATTAGAAAAATTGAGGTGCATACAGGGAAATTTGCGTAagcatttgttttgcatataATTAGGTTAATGTATGAAGGTTGGTATTTTACTGGAGAGGCCTATCGCATAATCAGAGATTATCACAAATGAATAAAAGTCGATCAGATTGCTGTTTCTAATGAGGGGAAACTCTCTGGGAGCTGTTATTTATGATATTTCCGCTTGCCAAACTCTAAAGGCTTGCAAGCCAGGAAATTAAAAGGTATGTGATTGACTCTGTTATCATTGCCACACTTGTACTCTCTCAGTGGTGTTGGAGGAAGAAAGGCAAGATGGTGTGCAAGGAACGGCAGCCATTTGGCTTCGCCCGCAACGCGCCGATTGTGATTATTTACTGAAGTCTTCTTCTGAAAGGTTTGTGAAGAGCTCATGTAAATACCTTCTCTTCTGCAGCACCAACTGCTGAACCAGGGAGCTGGCAACCGCAAGTTCAAATGCACAGAATGCGGCAAGGCCTTCAAATACAAACACCATCTGAAGGAGCACCTGCGGATCCACAGCGGTGGGTGTCGAGGGGCTTGTTCTCTCCCTTTGAATATTCATTACCTTGATTTAAGATTGTTGTGAACTTCAGAGGACTTTCAAAATTGattggcattttttttttttcttcctcccaCTGTCAATGAATGACTCATTCTCCTCCGCAGCACTCCAAGAGCCTGTCGTAGTCCAGCAGTAAATAGATCAGTGTGGCTCAGGAATTGGAGCATTCAGGAATGTGATTTTCCAGTcagttttttgttattattagtattattatttattgcggTGTTTGACGGTACGCTGTGCTGGTTTCCTCCGCAGGTGAGAAGCCGTACGAATGCCCAAACTGCAAGAAGCGCTTCTCCCACTCGGGCTCTTACAGCTCCCACATCAGCAGTAAGAAGTGCATCGGGCTGATCGCGGTGAACGGGCGGATGCGCGGCAGCATGAAGGCAGGGTCCTCGCCCACGTCAGCGTCCTCCTCCCCCACCAACTCCGCCATCAGCCAGCTGCGGCACAAGCTGGAGAACGGGAGGCCTCCGGGGCTTCCAGACCCTTCCGGCCACCTCGACATCAAGACCGAGCCGCTGGACTTCAACGACTACAAGCTCCTGATGGCCTCCCACGGCTTCGGCGCGCCCGCGCCCTTCATGAACGGAGGGATGGGGGGCGGGAGCCCGCTGGGGGTGCACAATTCGGCCCAGAGTCCCTTGCAGCATTTGGGGATGGGGATAGACGCTCAGCTCCTCGggtaccccggtctgggaaacAACCTGAGCGAGGTGCAGAAGGTCCTCCAGATCGTCGACAACACCGTGTGCCGGCAGAAAATGGACTGCAAGCCCGAGGAGATCTCCAAGCTCAAGGCCTACATGAAGGAGCTGGGGTCTCCAATGGAGGAGTCCAGGCAGGGCCTGACCTCTCCCGGGGCTCCCCCGGCCAGTCTTCCCGTCGTCAGCCACAACGGCGCCACCAAAAGCATCATCGACTACACGCTAGAGAAGGTGAACGAAGCCAAAGCCTGCCTCCAGAGCTTGACCACGGACTCAAAGAGACAAATTAGCAATATCAAAAAGGAGAGATCGAATCACGTGCTGGATCTCGGCCTCGAAGACAAGATGCACAACAACAACATGCTGTTTACACCCTTTTCCTGCCAGTACTGCAAAGAAACGTTTCCAGGTCCGATTCCCCTGCATCAACATGAACGCTACCTGTGCAAAATGAACGAGGAGATCAAGGCGGTCCTCCAGCCCAGTGAAAACCTGGTGTCCAACAAGCCTGGGATGTTCACAGAGAAGCACGCCCTCCTCCTATCTTCCATGCTATCTGAAAAAGGGGTACCAAGCTCCTTTAACCCCTACAAGGACCACATGTCTGTACTGAAAGCTTACTTCGCTATGAACATGGAGCCCAATTCGGAGGAACTACTAAAGATTTCCATAGCGGTCGGCCTCCCTCAAGACTTTGTGAAAGAGTGGTTTGAGCAGAGGAAAGTCTACCAGTACAGCAATTCCAGGACCTCACCTCTAGAACGGAACAGTTTGGACATGTCGCTGGCTGCCGCCAATCACACCCCCTCGAAAGATTCCATGGCAGCCAGGTCCCCGGTGTCTCTGATCAAGGCCAGCGACCGCATCATGTCCCCCTCCATCGCAGAGCTCCACAACAACCTCAGCAGCTGCGACACGCCTCTCCAGCACTCCAAAACCGCCCAGTTCGGCAGCGGGAAGCAGATGGGCGACAAGTTGGACCACTCGAGGAGCAACACTCCTTCCCCTTTGAACCTTTCTTCCACGTCTTCGAAAAACTCCCACAGCAGCTCATACACTCCAAACAGCTTCACCTCGGAGGACCTTCAGGCCGAGCCTCTGGACCTCTCCCTGCCAAAGTTCATGAGGGAGCCCAAGGGGGTTCTGAGTGTGAAAAGCAGGCCCAAACCCAACAGCATACCGACAGACCACCACAGCGCTCCATCACCACGGGAGCTGCTGGAGGAGCCGCTCAACCTGGCCTATCTCAAGAAGGAGTTTGCCGGCtccaacaacatcaacaacctGGACAAAAGCACTAGCCCCATGTTCGGCATTAACCCCTTCGGCGGCAAACCTTTGTACACCTC
This region of Conger conger chromosome 17, fConCon1.1, whole genome shotgun sequence genomic DNA includes:
- the LOC133116554 gene encoding zinc finger E-box-binding homeobox 2-like isoform X1, which codes for MDGVRARGLTWDPQEAWWKRFSTNPRVVCASIKVLNYENVVETGSETDEDDKLLVSEEDGLANGEASPASLPNHEAASPRVGHALMTKEEEEEEDLRNGGVEHVWRERDMLHASVHGTDEMKDEFDSMGPEVTHQRLGNGTVKSVDCTVELEEFFSGRKLGGPESHVVSIAEYLQRGDTAIIYPEAPEELSRLGTPEANGPEENDVPPGTPDAFAQLLTCPYCDRGYKRLTSLKEHIKYRHEKNEENFSCPLCSYTFAYRTQLERHMATHKPGRDQHQLLNQGAGNRKFKCTECGKAFKYKHHLKEHLRIHSGEKPYECPNCKKRFSHSGSYSSHISSKKCIGLIAVNGRMRGSMKAGSSPTSASSSPTNSAISQLRHKLENGRPPGLPDPSGHLDIKTEPLDFNDYKLLMASHGFGAPAPFMNGGMGGGSPLGVHNSAQSPLQHLGMGIDAQLLGYPGLGNNLSEVQKVLQIVDNTVCRQKMDCKPEEISKLKAYMKELGSPMEESRQGLTSPGAPPASLPVVSHNGATKSIIDYTLEKVNEAKACLQSLTTDSKRQISNIKKERSNHVLDLGLEDKMHNNNMLFTPFSCQYCKETFPGPIPLHQHERYLCKMNEEIKAVLQPSENLVSNKPGMFTEKHALLLSSMLSEKGVPSSFNPYKDHMSVLKAYFAMNMEPNSEELLKISIAVGLPQDFVKEWFEQRKVYQYSNSRTSPLERNSLDMSLAAANHTPSKDSMAARSPVSLIKASDRIMSPSIAELHNNLSSCDTPLQHSKTAQFGSGKQMGDKLDHSRSNTPSPLNLSSTSSKNSHSSSYTPNSFTSEDLQAEPLDLSLPKFMREPKGVLSVKSRPKPNSIPTDHHSAPSPRELLEEPLNLAYLKKEFAGSNNINNLDKSTSPMFGINPFGGKPLYTSLPPQSAFPPASFMPPVQASIPGLRPYPGLDQMSFLPHMAYTYATGAATFAELQQRRKYQRKPGFQGELIDGTADYMSGLDDLTDSESCLSRKKIKKTESGMYACDLCDKTFQKSSSLLRHKYEHTGKRPHQCQICKKAFKHKHHLIEHSRLHSGEKPYQCDKCGKRFSHSGSYSQHMNHRYSYCKREAEEREAAEREAREKGHLEPTELLMNRAYLQGLTPQGYPDPDERDTILREGAAEGPMRERQGEVEGAYTELGGRQDEFEEEEEEESENKSVDTDPENGERSMDESSVDGKAETKSDHEDGV